The following coding sequences lie in one Armatimonadia bacterium genomic window:
- a CDS encoding diacylglycerol kinase family protein produces MHVAVIANPRSGRQRGPRAAVAAEEVLREAGWEVEIHLTTAHDDAMHMAGECAEAGVDAVFAAGGDGTLSQVLTGLLDTGVPAGVIPAGTGNDMARTLGLSLEPALAAAQLVQGAPEPVDLLEIDGGRWWAVNVLGIGFDSRVAGRMARKSRAVGGLLAYLLAVAGEFRTFRSTRMKLTVDDQHWEGPALLTAIANARSYGAGMKIAPQAEIDDGWLDVVVVGAMSRLEFLRSFPRVMHGTHLSHPAVHTWRGKDIHLEAEEPVPINVDGDLRGETPLSVRVAPGRALLWRPGPVTAKGGR; encoded by the coding sequence GTGCACGTCGCCGTAATCGCCAATCCACGCTCGGGTCGTCAACGGGGGCCTCGGGCGGCAGTCGCTGCTGAGGAGGTCCTTCGCGAGGCTGGCTGGGAGGTCGAGATCCACCTCACTACCGCCCATGACGACGCCATGCATATGGCCGGCGAGTGCGCTGAAGCCGGGGTCGACGCCGTTTTCGCCGCCGGTGGCGACGGCACCCTCTCCCAGGTCCTCACGGGATTGCTCGACACCGGAGTCCCCGCCGGTGTCATCCCCGCAGGCACCGGCAATGATATGGCTCGAACGCTCGGCCTGTCCCTGGAGCCTGCTCTCGCGGCCGCGCAGTTGGTCCAGGGAGCTCCGGAGCCGGTGGACCTCCTGGAGATCGACGGCGGCCGATGGTGGGCGGTGAACGTCCTGGGAATCGGCTTCGACTCCCGGGTGGCCGGACGGATGGCACGCAAGTCGCGCGCTGTCGGCGGTCTCCTGGCTTACCTTCTCGCGGTGGCCGGGGAGTTCCGCACCTTCCGCAGCACTCGCATGAAGCTCACCGTCGATGACCAGCACTGGGAAGGCCCGGCCCTGCTAACGGCAATTGCCAACGCTCGCTCCTACGGTGCCGGGATGAAGATTGCGCCTCAGGCCGAGATCGACGACGGATGGCTCGATGTCGTCGTCGTGGGCGCGATGAGCCGCCTCGAGTTCCTGCGCAGCTTCCCTCGGGTGATGCACGGCACTCACCTCAGCCATCCCGCAGTGCATACCTGGCGGGGCAAGGACATCCACCTCGAAGCCGAGGAGCCGGTGCCGATCAACGTCGATGGCGACCTACGAGGCGAGACGCCTCTGTCGGTGCGTGTAGCGCCCGGTCGCGCGCTTCTCTGGCGACCGGGGCCTGTGACCGCCAAGGGAGGACGCTGA
- a CDS encoding amidohydrolase family protein gives MIVDAHAHLGYDFIFDEDFTAQALLDSQEANGIDVTLVQPGTAHDLATVQRYHDAIAELAREHPGHFRGIANPNPHLPGDDYEVEVRRCVEDLGFVGIKMHPTAHAVNPVGKHGRRVFAMAHSLGVPVMVHTGAGIPWSAPSLLGPIAGEYPDLPIVIAHCGMMVLAGEAGQLAGAHDKVYLEASWTAGFLIREWVRTLGEDRVMLGSDHADNAATEIAKVRSCGLDASGQQAVLGRNAAEVFGLACQSSR, from the coding sequence ATGATCGTCGATGCACACGCACATTTGGGATACGACTTCATCTTTGACGAGGACTTCACGGCGCAGGCGCTGCTCGACAGCCAGGAAGCGAACGGCATCGACGTGACGCTGGTGCAGCCCGGCACGGCGCATGACCTGGCAACCGTGCAGCGCTACCATGATGCCATCGCGGAGCTGGCACGAGAGCATCCGGGGCACTTCCGGGGTATCGCGAATCCGAACCCGCACCTGCCCGGGGACGACTATGAGGTGGAGGTTCGCCGCTGCGTCGAGGACCTGGGGTTCGTCGGGATCAAGATGCATCCGACGGCTCACGCGGTGAACCCGGTGGGTAAGCACGGACGCCGGGTCTTCGCGATGGCCCACAGTCTGGGCGTGCCGGTGATGGTTCATACGGGAGCGGGCATCCCCTGGTCGGCGCCGTCCTTGCTGGGGCCGATCGCCGGGGAGTACCCGGACCTGCCGATCGTCATCGCCCACTGCGGGATGATGGTGCTGGCGGGCGAGGCCGGGCAGCTTGCCGGCGCTCATGACAAGGTCTATCTCGAGGCCAGTTGGACAGCCGGCTTCCTGATCCGCGAGTGGGTGCGAACCCTTGGCGAGGACCGAGTGATGCTCGGCTCGGATCACGCGGACAACGCCGCGACGGAGATTGCAAAGGTCCGGTCCTGTGGGCTCGACGCATCTGGGCAACAGGCAGTGCTGGGCAGGAATGCCGCGGAGGTCTTCGGTCTGGCTTGCCAGTCCTCCAGGTAG
- a CDS encoding glutamate-5-semialdehyde dehydrogenase — translation MSVHDAVVERARRAKEASAALRSASTDTKNKALRRMAELLRAKHAKITRANAIDMENGQTKGLSSAMLDRLRLDEKRIEDMAIACEEIASLEDPVGHVLDEWERPNGMRIQKVAVPMGVIGIIYESRPNVTVDSVALCLKAGNTVLLRGGSEAINSNVALAEILQDACEQVGLPASCVEIMNITDREAVREMSRCDQFLSLIIPRGGHDLIRAVTENATVPTLKHDRGMTQIYVDETCDVDMAVKVVHNSKVQRPGVCNAVENLFIHSGNTEAAGAILKDLKEAGVELRGCLRTCSLVEGISRASDEDFDTEYLDLVLSVKLVDSLEEAIAEIGLHSSGLTECILTDNQENADRFLREVDSAAVYHNVATRFTDGGQFGLGAEIGISTDKIHARGPVGVRELTTYKYVVRGNGQCRDAADAAMQTVRKWS, via the coding sequence ATGAGCGTTCACGATGCGGTTGTTGAGCGCGCACGCCGCGCGAAAGAGGCCAGTGCCGCCCTGCGCAGTGCCTCGACCGACACCAAGAACAAGGCGCTCCGGCGCATGGCGGAGCTGCTCCGAGCCAAGCACGCCAAGATCACTCGCGCCAATGCCATTGACATGGAGAACGGGCAGACCAAGGGCCTGTCCTCGGCGATGCTGGACCGACTGCGGCTGGACGAGAAGCGGATCGAGGACATGGCGATTGCCTGCGAGGAGATCGCCAGCCTCGAGGACCCGGTCGGCCACGTGCTCGACGAGTGGGAACGGCCGAATGGGATGAGGATTCAGAAGGTCGCCGTGCCGATGGGTGTCATCGGGATCATCTACGAGTCCCGGCCGAATGTGACGGTGGACTCGGTGGCCCTGTGCCTGAAGGCCGGGAACACGGTGCTGCTGCGTGGCGGCTCGGAGGCCATCAACTCCAACGTCGCACTGGCCGAGATCCTGCAGGATGCCTGCGAGCAGGTCGGCCTCCCCGCAAGCTGCGTGGAGATCATGAACATCACCGACCGCGAGGCCGTGCGGGAGATGTCGCGCTGCGACCAGTTCCTGAGCCTCATCATCCCCCGGGGCGGGCATGACCTGATCCGTGCCGTGACGGAGAACGCGACGGTGCCGACGCTGAAGCACGACCGCGGGATGACCCAGATCTACGTGGACGAGACCTGTGACGTGGACATGGCGGTCAAGGTGGTCCACAACTCCAAGGTGCAGCGGCCGGGTGTATGCAATGCGGTGGAGAACCTGTTCATCCACAGTGGGAATACGGAAGCCGCCGGGGCGATCCTGAAGGACCTCAAGGAAGCGGGCGTGGAGCTCCGAGGCTGCCTGCGCACCTGCTCGCTGGTCGAGGGCATCAGCCGGGCCAGTGACGAGGACTTCGACACCGAGTACCTGGACCTGGTGCTGTCCGTCAAGCTGGTCGACTCCCTGGAGGAGGCCATTGCCGAAATCGGGCTCCACTCCAGCGGGCTCACGGAGTGCATCCTCACCGACAACCAGGAGAACGCCGACCGGTTCCTGCGCGAGGTCGACTCCGCCGCTGTGTATCATAACGTTGCGACGCGTTTCACCGATGGCGGGCAATTCGGCCTCGGCGCCGAGATCGGGATCTCGACCGACAAGATCCATGCTCGCGGCCCGGTGGGTGTACGCGAGCTGACCACCTACAAGTATGTCGTCAGGGGCAACGGCCAGTGCCGTGACGCCGCTGACGCCGCCATGCAGACGGTGCGGAAGTGGTCCTAG
- the proB gene encoding glutamate 5-kinase — translation MKDLRSPLKSAERVVIKIGTRIVTGKGPGLDAEFLDGLARQVARLSERGCQAVLVTSGAVHLGRRALGLKAKSEDISLRQAAAAVGQPELMRNYMEAFAAHGLITAQLLLTRDDVQDRHRYLHLSNTLATLLKRHVVPIINENDSVSVEGVTFVENDVLAALVAAKTRADVLIFLSDSDGLFTGNPKTNADACLIPVVQPGDDVSRFADGAGGPESRGGMEKKCEAARMAAAAGIPAVMVNGLEHNIVLRVLDGEEIGTIFVGGHVIPARKRWIATAARARGEIVVDAGACRALTSARGSSLLPIGVVEVRGEFQAGDLVRVLGPEGAEVGRGLVNYSSDEILKIRGHQSSEIIDLLGHVGHAEVIHRDNMALVS, via the coding sequence ATGAAGGATTTACGCTCTCCCCTCAAGTCTGCGGAACGCGTCGTCATCAAGATCGGCACCCGCATCGTCACGGGGAAGGGTCCAGGACTCGACGCCGAGTTCCTGGACGGTCTTGCACGCCAGGTTGCGCGGCTCAGCGAGCGTGGCTGTCAGGCCGTCCTGGTCACTTCCGGCGCTGTGCATCTTGGGCGCAGGGCCCTGGGGCTGAAGGCGAAGTCGGAGGACATCAGCCTGCGTCAGGCTGCAGCGGCGGTTGGTCAGCCCGAGCTGATGCGCAACTACATGGAGGCCTTCGCCGCCCATGGGCTGATCACGGCGCAGCTTCTGCTGACCCGTGACGATGTGCAGGACCGGCACCGCTACCTGCACCTGAGCAACACCCTCGCGACACTTCTCAAGCGCCACGTGGTGCCGATCATCAACGAGAATGACAGCGTATCGGTCGAGGGCGTCACCTTCGTCGAGAATGACGTCCTGGCCGCGCTGGTCGCTGCGAAGACCCGCGCCGATGTGCTCATCTTCCTGTCGGACTCCGACGGCCTGTTCACCGGCAACCCCAAGACCAACGCCGACGCGTGCCTGATTCCGGTGGTGCAGCCGGGCGATGATGTGAGCCGCTTCGCCGACGGCGCCGGCGGCCCGGAGAGTCGTGGTGGCATGGAGAAGAAGTGCGAGGCGGCCCGGATGGCTGCGGCAGCGGGGATCCCGGCGGTCATGGTCAACGGGCTGGAGCACAACATCGTGCTGCGAGTCCTCGACGGCGAGGAGATTGGGACGATCTTCGTGGGCGGTCATGTGATTCCGGCTCGGAAGCGCTGGATCGCCACCGCCGCGCGTGCCCGGGGAGAGATCGTGGTGGATGCGGGCGCCTGCCGGGCACTGACCAGTGCGCGAGGCAGCAGCTTGCTCCCCATCGGTGTGGTGGAGGTGCGTGGTGAGTTTCAGGCCGGTGACCTGGTGCGGGTTCTCGGTCCGGAAGGTGCGGAAGTGGGTCGCGGACTGGTGAACTACTCCTCCGATGAGATCCTCAAGATCCGCGGGCATCAGTCCAGCGAGATCATCGACCTTCTCGGCCACGTCGGACACGCCGAGGTCATCCACCGTGACAACATGGCGCTCGTGAGTTAG
- a CDS encoding sulfatase, producing MNAIVIVADSLRLDHLGCYGNEWISTPNLDAFARESLVFDQAFSEGLPTLPTRTAMWTGRHTLPFRGWQALEPRDIVLAEWLWDKGFTTGLITDVYHMHKPTMGYSRGFDTAEFIRGQEYDPWVVDDTLDVSAGMARHFKPNPQEERSSWFEDGFRQYLRNLSRRRTEEDYFVAQVCRRAAEWLERMKGRDNLLLWVDCFDPHEPWDPPEDLYRRYADSSYRGKQILDPVPSVVKGYMSEEELRNTKALYAGEVSFVDRWVGYLLQEARRLGYFDNSLILFTTDHGEPFGDHGIVRKCRPWNYEELVHVPFLLRLPDGTGAGTRTDGILQLCDVAPTLYDFLGVAPPDGQTGRSILPLVRGETESVRDFACIGHHGKSWTWRDHDWSLHLFLGGAKGFDAAKDPAVPVQIPVASGRELYNLRTDPREQVNVVEREQERADALELQLRRFMSSLKWL from the coding sequence ATGAATGCGATTGTGATCGTGGCCGATAGCCTGCGCCTGGACCACCTGGGCTGCTACGGCAATGAGTGGATCAGCACACCCAATCTGGACGCCTTCGCGCGCGAATCGCTGGTCTTCGACCAGGCCTTCAGCGAGGGCCTGCCGACCTTGCCCACTCGCACGGCCATGTGGACGGGTCGCCACACCCTTCCCTTCCGGGGTTGGCAGGCTTTGGAGCCCCGAGACATCGTCCTGGCCGAGTGGCTCTGGGACAAGGGTTTCACCACCGGCCTCATCACCGACGTCTACCACATGCACAAGCCCACCATGGGCTATTCGCGCGGCTTCGACACCGCCGAGTTCATCCGCGGCCAGGAGTACGATCCCTGGGTCGTCGATGACACCCTCGATGTCTCCGCGGGCATGGCCCGGCACTTCAAGCCCAATCCGCAGGAGGAGCGCAGCTCCTGGTTCGAGGACGGCTTCCGCCAGTACCTGCGCAACCTCTCCCGCCGCCGCACGGAGGAGGACTACTTCGTCGCCCAGGTCTGCCGCAGGGCCGCCGAGTGGCTGGAGCGCATGAAGGGCCGCGACAACCTCCTCCTCTGGGTCGACTGCTTCGATCCTCATGAGCCCTGGGACCCGCCGGAAGACCTCTATCGCCGCTACGCCGACAGCAGCTACCGGGGCAAGCAGATCCTGGACCCGGTGCCCTCCGTGGTGAAGGGCTACATGAGCGAGGAGGAGCTGCGCAACACGAAGGCCCTTTACGCCGGCGAGGTCAGTTTCGTCGACCGCTGGGTCGGCTATCTACTCCAGGAGGCCCGGCGCCTCGGCTACTTCGACAACTCGCTGATCCTCTTCACGACCGACCACGGTGAGCCCTTCGGCGACCACGGTATCGTCCGCAAATGCCGGCCCTGGAACTACGAGGAGCTCGTCCATGTGCCCTTCCTGCTTCGCCTTCCCGATGGCACGGGCGCGGGCACTCGGACAGACGGTATCCTCCAGCTCTGCGATGTGGCGCCGACGCTCTACGACTTCCTCGGCGTCGCCCCTCCGGACGGGCAGACCGGGCGCTCTATCCTGCCTCTCGTACGAGGCGAGACCGAGAGCGTGCGCGACTTCGCCTGCATCGGACACCACGGCAAATCCTGGACCTGGCGCGACCACGACTGGAGCCTGCACCTGTTCCTCGGCGGCGCGAAGGGCTTCGATGCCGCCAAAGACCCGGCTGTGCCGGTGCAGATCCCGGTGGCGTCGGGCCGCGAGCTGTACAACCTGCGCACTGACCCTCGCGAGCAGGTGAACGTCGTCGAGCGCGAGCAGGAGCGTGCCGATGCCCTGGAGCTGCAGCTCCGGCGGTTCATGTCGAGCCTCAAGTGGCTCTAG
- a CDS encoding trypsin-like peptidase domain-containing protein, producing the protein MIRSMGSLRLTGALLTLVALTGSLGLASAQDISAAVERVDPAVVTLKAEDREGAGFVVNEAGNLVTNAHVVGGAREVDVRFTDGKVQKAQVVASDDKKDLAVLKLAENAKAYAELGATANLKPGAEVAALGAPLGLENSVTKGVISSKPRRIDGNDYLQIDAALNPGNSGGPVIDGRGAVVGVSTIVARRAENVGFAVPSDVLAAFLDQHKIAYHVISGDTLQAPAPAPAPAAPTQGTPSSPTPFGEEAPTNLLLVITVAAGVAILCSVVTSLLVLRLTLHRATQRLAANTPLSINPPVQEDLSDVDITLH; encoded by the coding sequence ATGATACGCTCCATGGGGAGCTTGAGGCTGACCGGAGCCCTGCTTACGCTGGTGGCGCTCACCGGCAGCTTGGGCCTTGCTAGCGCGCAGGACATCAGTGCGGCCGTTGAGCGCGTCGACCCGGCGGTGGTGACCCTCAAGGCGGAGGATCGGGAAGGCGCAGGTTTCGTCGTGAATGAGGCGGGGAACCTGGTCACCAATGCGCACGTGGTCGGTGGCGCCCGCGAGGTGGACGTTCGCTTCACCGACGGGAAGGTCCAGAAGGCCCAGGTTGTCGCCAGCGACGACAAGAAGGACCTGGCCGTCCTGAAACTGGCGGAGAACGCGAAGGCCTATGCCGAACTGGGAGCCACGGCGAACCTCAAGCCGGGTGCCGAGGTAGCTGCCCTGGGCGCGCCGCTGGGCCTGGAGAACTCCGTCACCAAGGGTGTTATCAGCTCGAAACCGCGGCGGATCGACGGCAACGACTACCTGCAGATTGACGCGGCGCTGAATCCGGGCAACTCCGGTGGCCCTGTGATTGACGGTCGTGGCGCCGTGGTCGGGGTTAGCACCATCGTGGCCCGACGTGCGGAGAACGTCGGCTTTGCGGTTCCGTCGGACGTTCTGGCCGCTTTTCTGGACCAGCACAAGATTGCGTATCACGTGATCTCCGGCGATACGCTGCAGGCACCGGCACCCGCACCGGCACCCGCTGCACCGACTCAGGGCACTCCGTCCTCTCCTACACCCTTTGGGGAGGAGGCGCCGACGAACCTGCTGCTGGTGATCACGGTGGCTGCCGGGGTCGCCATCCTGTGCTCGGTCGTCACGAGCCTGCTTGTCCTGCGCCTGACGCTGCACAGGGCCACGCAACGCCTGGCAGCGAACACGCCCTTGTCGATCAACCCGCCGGTGCAGGAGGACTTGTCCGACGTCGATATCACGCTTCACTGA
- a CDS encoding glycoside hydrolase domain-containing protein has protein sequence MGKTWLLCLVALTVCSLGWSAPSLLATRVGARLPVLDGEVLSDAAWTAAPAASGFTLLGKPGVAATQTTEVKVLFDERNLYIAFVCREAQMDKVVSGVTTADGPVYNDDSVEVFLAPTADRTVYYHFVVNPLGVVLDELRQEGKYNTGARAAAKKGKELWSVELAVPLASLGIDETTTGTWAVNFCREERPTGELSCWSPCSSGFHEPAAFGTLTGLSVNFAPLMTASLRQRIGAYTEELTQLQREARPYGTLEAGRIVLGATDRRLSELEGMRNALSRRFDVVKAQELGRGLADVAQATAEIRARVGRLPLVAKAGRTGYVVCQESTMVKVRPDKPYAANPAGQVSVSLARNEYEAAQLVLIPLSDTLRKVTVTAGELTGPKRVKLAAENVSVRVVGYVDVKQKSGRAPMDPGLMPDPLLPNAPTDVDRTRVQSWWVTVHAPKDQPAGIYRGTIVVHPHNAPETKIPLQVRVWNFTLPTTSRLRSSYGINMAMVYSRYDIAPGPGQPTGWNAGAWVGADTQGRANYFGKMDYDLAFDYDVKYKGKRSCRVHIASLEKGTVESPRFAYHTNELDVKPNTEYEVSVWYRTAPGEKSGASFYLGGAGAMGLPATEGQWKQGVYSFNTKDLIKLRVYLKTETVGTVWFDNARLAPKGAGAEVNLLPNPDFEGGDETARDRLQEAYYLNALEHRCSPTSLVAPKITIDADNRVSMDWTEFDAKMARYIAAGLSAFNVYWCRLPSGWGTVETVEDQKRIDQARQLLQQTQAHLEEKGWTHLAYIYTIDEPGAKAFPQVKQAFELAHSTAPKLKTLLTYGYGASKPIEPGAPKYADLSGFVDIHVPHSDCFEPIYLQKRQQAGDEIWAYVCISAQRPYLNCWGVDYPGLDHRLLFWQLFDHDITGFLYWQINYWKADPWTDTLTYPGGNGDGSLIYPAQDGPVDSLRWELCRDGTEDYDMLAMLRDTLAAAKAKGYRGNADAYLKFPQLTKSWTEYTENPRLLEEQRQKVGNYLEQLTRIAER, from the coding sequence GTGGGCAAGACATGGCTTCTGTGCCTGGTGGCCCTGACGGTTTGTTCGCTGGGCTGGAGTGCTCCGTCCTTGCTGGCCACTCGTGTTGGGGCGCGTCTGCCGGTTCTGGATGGCGAAGTGTTGTCGGACGCCGCCTGGACTGCGGCACCGGCCGCCTCGGGCTTCACGCTCCTGGGCAAGCCGGGGGTTGCTGCGACGCAGACCACTGAGGTGAAGGTGCTGTTTGATGAGCGCAACCTCTACATCGCCTTCGTCTGCCGCGAAGCGCAGATGGATAAGGTCGTGTCCGGTGTCACGACGGCGGACGGACCGGTGTATAACGACGACAGCGTCGAGGTCTTCCTGGCGCCCACGGCCGACCGCACCGTGTATTACCACTTTGTGGTGAACCCCCTGGGCGTGGTGCTGGATGAACTGCGCCAGGAGGGGAAGTACAACACGGGAGCCCGGGCAGCGGCCAAGAAGGGCAAGGAGCTCTGGAGCGTCGAGCTGGCAGTTCCGCTGGCCTCGCTGGGGATCGACGAGACCACGACGGGCACCTGGGCTGTGAACTTCTGCCGTGAGGAGCGGCCCACGGGCGAGCTGAGCTGCTGGTCGCCGTGCTCCTCCGGGTTCCACGAGCCCGCAGCCTTCGGCACCCTTACGGGGCTGTCGGTCAACTTCGCGCCGCTCATGACGGCCTCACTGCGGCAGCGGATCGGGGCCTACACCGAGGAGCTGACACAGCTTCAGCGAGAGGCCCGTCCCTATGGTACTCTCGAAGCCGGGCGCATCGTTCTCGGTGCCACGGACCGCCGGCTGTCGGAACTGGAGGGCATGCGCAACGCCCTCAGCCGCCGCTTCGACGTGGTCAAGGCACAGGAACTCGGCAGGGGTCTTGCCGACGTCGCGCAGGCGACCGCGGAGATCAGGGCACGCGTGGGGCGGCTGCCGCTGGTGGCCAAGGCAGGTCGTACCGGCTACGTGGTCTGCCAGGAGAGCACGATGGTGAAGGTGCGTCCTGACAAGCCCTATGCCGCGAATCCGGCCGGGCAGGTCAGCGTCAGTCTGGCACGCAACGAGTACGAGGCTGCGCAACTGGTGCTCATCCCGCTCAGCGACACCTTGCGCAAGGTGACTGTGACCGCGGGCGAGTTGACCGGTCCGAAGCGCGTCAAGCTTGCGGCGGAGAACGTCAGCGTGAGGGTCGTCGGGTATGTTGACGTGAAGCAGAAGTCTGGCAGAGCGCCGATGGACCCCGGTCTGATGCCCGATCCACTCCTGCCAAACGCACCAACGGATGTGGACCGGACGCGAGTGCAGTCCTGGTGGGTCACGGTACATGCTCCCAAGGACCAGCCCGCCGGAATCTACCGGGGCACGATTGTTGTGCATCCGCACAACGCGCCGGAAACCAAGATCCCGCTGCAGGTACGGGTCTGGAACTTCACGCTGCCGACCACTTCGCGACTGCGGAGTTCCTACGGGATCAACATGGCGATGGTGTACAGCCGCTATGACATCGCCCCCGGACCGGGACAGCCGACAGGCTGGAATGCCGGTGCCTGGGTCGGCGCGGATACCCAGGGACGGGCCAACTACTTCGGCAAGATGGACTACGACCTGGCCTTCGACTATGACGTGAAGTACAAGGGGAAGCGGTCGTGCCGGGTTCACATCGCCAGTCTCGAGAAGGGCACGGTGGAGTCTCCGCGCTTTGCGTATCACACCAACGAACTGGACGTGAAGCCGAACACGGAGTACGAGGTCTCGGTGTGGTACCGGACGGCCCCGGGGGAAAAGAGCGGAGCGTCCTTCTATCTAGGTGGCGCCGGTGCGATGGGACTGCCTGCCACCGAGGGACAGTGGAAGCAGGGCGTGTACAGCTTCAACACCAAGGACCTGATCAAGCTGCGAGTCTACCTGAAGACCGAGACGGTGGGTACGGTGTGGTTCGATAACGCTCGTCTCGCACCGAAGGGCGCCGGGGCTGAAGTGAACCTGCTGCCGAACCCGGACTTCGAGGGCGGCGACGAGACTGCCCGCGACCGGCTGCAGGAGGCGTACTACCTCAACGCCCTGGAGCACCGCTGCAGCCCGACCAGTCTGGTGGCGCCGAAGATCACCATCGACGCGGACAACCGGGTCAGCATGGACTGGACGGAGTTCGACGCGAAGATGGCGCGGTACATCGCCGCGGGTCTGTCGGCCTTCAATGTGTACTGGTGCCGGCTCCCGAGCGGCTGGGGAACGGTGGAGACGGTGGAGGACCAGAAGCGGATCGATCAGGCGCGGCAATTGCTGCAGCAGACCCAGGCACACCTGGAGGAGAAGGGCTGGACGCACCTGGCCTACATCTACACCATCGACGAGCCGGGCGCGAAGGCCTTCCCGCAGGTGAAGCAGGCCTTCGAGCTGGCGCACTCGACGGCACCGAAGCTCAAGACGCTCCTCACCTACGGCTACGGGGCAAGCAAGCCGATCGAACCGGGCGCTCCCAAGTATGCCGACCTGTCGGGGTTCGTCGACATCCATGTGCCGCACTCGGACTGCTTCGAGCCGATCTACCTGCAGAAGCGACAGCAAGCCGGTGACGAGATCTGGGCCTACGTGTGCATCTCGGCTCAGCGGCCATACCTGAACTGTTGGGGCGTGGACTACCCGGGGCTTGACCACCGGCTGCTGTTCTGGCAGCTCTTCGACCACGATATCACCGGGTTCCTGTACTGGCAGATCAACTACTGGAAGGCCGACCCGTGGACCGACACGCTCACCTACCCCGGTGGCAACGGTGACGGCTCGCTGATCTACCCGGCGCAGGACGGCCCGGTGGATTCGCTGCGCTGGGAGCTGTGCCGCGATGGTACGGAAGACTATGACATGCTCGCGATGCTGCGAGATACGCTGGCTGCGGCGAAGGCCAAGGGCTATCGCGGAAACGCCGACGCGTACCTGAAGTTCCCGCAACTGACGAAGTCGTGGACCGAGTACACCGAGAACCCACGCCTGCTCGAGGAGCAGCGCCAGAAGGTCGGCAACTACCTGGAGCAGCTCACGAGGATCGCGGAGCGGTAG
- a CDS encoding EsaB/YukD family protein, with product MGKVSVTVMDTTGNKEQQASLPDDAPVRRIIAKLVQMMSLPTVGPDGQPMSYKFHHKASGKQLSDEQTLSEAGVQDGDVLRLQPEITAG from the coding sequence GTGGGCAAAGTCAGCGTAACTGTCATGGATACCACCGGCAACAAGGAGCAGCAGGCCAGCCTGCCCGACGATGCGCCGGTGCGTCGCATCATCGCCAAGCTGGTGCAGATGATGAGCCTGCCGACGGTCGGCCCCGACGGCCAGCCGATGAGCTACAAGTTCCACCACAAGGCCTCCGGCAAGCAGCTCTCCGACGAGCAGACCCTCTCCGAGGCCGGTGTTCAGGACGGCGACGTCCTGCGCCTGCAGCCTGAGATCACGGCCGGCTAG